The following nucleotide sequence is from Labilibaculum sp. DW002.
TTAGTATTCTGTTTTCACACTACTAAAAACAAAGTGAACTAATTTTATTAGTATAATTTTTTATAGGAAATTGGTATGGGATTTATTTAGACAAGACAATCGTCACAAATCGACACGTCATTCATTTCATTTTCACCACCAGTTAGGAGGTTCATTTCTTGCGTGGATATTTCTTCAAATTCATGCATGGGCTCAGTAAATATAAAAAAGACTACTGACTTTATCAAAATAATTGAAGAACGATTCTTTTTGTTTTAAACAAGTATGTCTTCACACATAGACACGTCATTCATTTCGTTCTCACCACCTTTAATGTTTTGTAATTCTTCTTGCGATACTATTTCAAAATTTTTCATACTATTTGGTCTTATTGGTCAATACTA
It contains:
- a CDS encoding bacteriocin; translated protein: MKNFEIVSQEELQNIKGGENEMNDVSMCEDILV